The genome window CGACAACATGGTCGCCGCCGTCGCGAAGGCCAAGAGCGCCTGACCTCGCGGTGAGCCCGGCAACCGCGCTCCGGCGCGGCGAGCTGTCGGCGGGACGGCTGGCGGCGCTGATGAACGCGCCGTCGATCCTGTGCCTGGCGCTGGTGCTGGCCTACCCGATCGGCTACGCGGGCTACCTGTCCCTGCACGAGGTGAGCCTGCGCCAGTTGCGCACGGGCGAGTTCCCGTTCGCCGGCCTGGCCAACTTCGCGCGGCTCGTCCGGGACGAGCTCTTCTGGCTCTCGCTCCGGCACACGCTGGTCTTCGTCGCCGCCTCGGTGGCCCTCGAGGTGGTGATCGCCCTCGTCATCGCGCTGATCGTGAACGAGGAGCGGGTGTGGCTCTCGCGGGTGACCCGCGTGCTGATCCTGGTCCCCTGGGCGGTGCCGCCGATCGTCAACGGACTGCTCTGGTCGTTCATCCTCAACGCCCAGTACGGCTATCTCAACCGCGTGCTGTCGGCGCTCGGGCTCATCGACGGCTACGTGAACTGGCTGGGCAACCCGACGCTCGCGATGGCCGCGGTGATCGCCGCGTACGTGTGGCGCACGACCCCGTTCAACATCCTCCTCTACCACGCGGCGCTCCAGGGCATCCCGCGCGAGCTGTACGAGGCGGCGGAGGTGGACGGCGCCTCGGGCTGGTCGGCGTTCTGGAGCCTCACCCTGCCCCTGCTGCGCCCGATCCTCGCGGTGACGCTGGTGCTGCGCACCACCTTCGCCTTCATGGTGTTCGACGAGATCCTGGCCATCACCCAGGGCGGCCCGGGCAACGACACGTGGGTGGCGGCCTGGTACACCTACAAGATGGCGTTCCAGCCGCCCTTCAACGTCGGCCTCGGGGCCGCCTCCGCGTGGGGGCTCACGCTGATCATCGGCGCCGTCGCGCTCCTGTACGTGCGCTTCGTCTACCGGCGGGTGGAGTGGTGAGCCGCCGTCTGCCGTGGCCGCGGCGCGCGGCGCTCTGGCTCGCGAACGTCCTGGCGATCGCGTTCCTGATCGCGCCGCTGGCGCCCCTCGTCCTGTCGGCCGTCCAGTCGGAGAAGACCCTGCAGGGCGACACGCGGGCGCTCCTGCCGCGCGAGTACACCGCGGCCAACTTCCGGCTCATCCTCTCCGCCGGCGCCGAGCGGGGGCCGATCTTCCAGCAGGTGTCGTACCTGCCCAAGTCGGTCGAGCGCTTCCCGACCGCGTTCCTCAACAGCCTCATCGTCGGCGTCGCGGTCACGCTCATCGCGCTCGTCCTGGCCAGCCTCTCGGCCTACACCATCGCCCGGCTCCGGGTGCGCTGGACGCGGGCGCTGCTCCAGATGAGCGCGCTGAGCCGGATGGTGCCGCTCATCGTCCTGATGGTCCCGCTGTACGTGCTGTTCCGGACCTACGGGCTCCTGAACTCGCTCGCCGGCGTGATCCTCGCCGAGGTCGGCTTCCTGATCCCGTACGCCATCATGATCCTGGTGCCGTACTTCGCGTCCTTCCCGGGGGAGCTGGAGGACGCGGCCCGGATCGATGGCTGCACGCGCTTCACCGCGTTCCTCCGGATGATCCTGCCGCTCTCGACCCCGGGCCTGGCCGCCTGCGCGGTGATCCTGTTCATCATCTCCTGGCACGAGCTGCTGATCCCCCTGATCGTGGTCAGCCGGCCGGAGGCCATGACCGTGCCGGTGATCCTGGCCGGGCTCGTCTCCGACTACTTCGTGTTCTTCACCCTCATGATGGCGATCTGCCTGCTCGGCCTCCTGCCCACGCTGGCGCTGGTGCTGCTCCTGCAGAAGTACGTGGTGCGCGGGCTGGTCTCGGGCGCGGTGAAAGGCTAAGCATGCGCTTCGGGCTGATCGGCTACGGGCTGTGGGGCCGGCACCACGCGACTGCCATCCGCAAGGCGCCCGGCGCGATCCTGGCCGCCATCGCCTGCCGGAGCGAGGCGACGGCCGCGCTGGCGCGGCGGGACTTCCCCGACGTGCCGGTGCACCTGGACTACCGCGAGCTGCTCGCGCGCCCCGACGTGGACGTGGCCGACCTGGTGGTGCCCAACCACCTGCACGAGGAGATCGGCGTCGCCGCCCTCGACCAGGGCAAGGACGTGCTGCTCGAGAAGCCGATGGCGGCCACCGCGGAGCAGTGCGATCGGCTCCTCACGGCGGCCCGCCGGTCCGGGCGGGTCCTCACGGTCGGCCACGAGCTGAGGCTCTCCACCCAGTGGGGCCGCGTGAAGGCCATCATCGACGCCGGTGACATCGGCGAGCCGGTGTACGCGCTCCACACCCTCTTCCGCTTTCCCTACCGGCCGGGCGCCGACGGCTGGCGTCACGATCGGTCGCGCGTGGGCTCGTGGATCCTCGAGGAGCCCGTCCACGCCTTCGATTCCCTCATGTGGTATCTCGAGCGCCACGGCGACCCGCTGTCGGTCCTGGCCCTCGGCAACGGCCGGCGCGCCGAGGAAGGCATGGAGGACAACTTCACCGCGCTCCTGCGCTTCCGCGGCGGCGCCTACGCCGTCGTCACCGAGACGCTCGCCGCCTTCGAGTACCACCACGTGACCGAGGTGGTCGGGCGCGAGGGCGCCATCCGCGCCTGGTGGTCCGGCACCCTCGACCGCACGCGCCAGCCCGCGTTCGAGCTGAAGGTCACGCGGCGCGGCGCGGCGGAGGCCGAGACCGTCACCCTGGCCGCGTCCGGCGAGCTGTTCGAGCTGGAGACCCAGCTCGCGCAGGCGGTGGTGGCCTTCCGCGCGCGACGTCCGCTGGTGTCGGGCGAAGAGGCGCGCAAGCGCGTGATCGTGTGCGTCGAGGCGGAGCGCTCTCTGCGCGAGCGGCGGGAGATCCCGCTCACCTTCTAGCCGTGATCACACGCCGGGAGCTCGAGCGATGGCTGCTGCGCGAGGGCGCCGTCCGGGTGAAGCGCGCCGACGGGCACAAGCACTTCAATCTTCGAGGCCATCACGTGGTGGTCCTTGGCCACGGGCCCCAGACACTCAGCGCTACCAGCCTGTCGCTCGTGCTGAAGCAGCTCGAGCAGGCCGGGTACAGCCGGGAGCAGCTCAGACGCGAGTGGGCCTGACCGAACCGCGGGCAGGCAGGCGGTTGACAAGGCGCCCGGCCTGTCCATAATGGGCGCACTTTCCGAGCCCCTCCACCCGACCGAGGGAGGCGACCATGATCCGATCCTTCGTCCTGGCCGCGTGCGCAGCGCTCGTGATCCTGACCCTGCCCCCGCCCGCGGACGCGCAGCAGCCCAAGCGGGGCGGCACCGTCCGGCTCGCCGACCGTGAGGCGCCCAACCTCGATCCGCACCTCTCGATCAGCTTCCTGACCCACTCGTGGGCGAGCATGGCCTACAGTCAGCTCGTTCGCTTCCCCCACGGTCCCGAGCAGAAGCACACCGCCGACTTCTCGATCCTCCCGGACCTCGCCGAGAAGTGGGAGTACCCGAGCCCGACCACGGTGGTCTTCACGCTCCGCAAGGGGGTGAAGTTCCACAACAAGCCGCCGGTGAACGGGCGCGAGGTCACCTCGGCCGACGTGAAGTACTCGCTCGAGCGCTTCATGGCGAAGTCCGGGTTCAAGTCGCGCCTCGACCAGGTCCAGTCGATCGAGACGCCGGACCGCTACACGGTCCGGATCACCCTCAAGGAGCCCTTCGCGCCGCTGCTCAACCACCTGGCCAGCCCGGCGTTCACCGCGATCCTGCCGAAGGAGGTCGAGGATCAGTTCGGCGACTTCAATCGCCCCGAGGCCATCATCGGCACCGGCCCCTTCATGCTGAAGTCGTACCAGAAGGGCGTGCGGATCGTCTGGGAGCGCAACCCCGACTACTACGTCAAGGGCCTGCCCTACGTGGATTCGGTGGAGCTCGAGATCACGCCGGACGGCAACACCCGGCTCTCGCTCCTCCGCGCGGGCAAGGTCGACTTCGGGCACATGTGGGGTTACGCGAGCGTCGAGGAAGGCAAGTCGCTCCAGAAGACCAACCCCGACCTCTCGATCACCCCGACGCAGATCATCGGCATGGGCATCATCTACATGCGCACCGATCAGCCCCCCTTCAACGACGTGCGCGTGCGGCGAGCAGTGGCGCTGGCCATCGACCGCAAGACCTGGAACGACGGGCTCTACGCGGGCGAGGCGTGCATCGACAGCGGCCCGGTGCCCTGCGCGATGAAGGAGTGGAAGATCGACCCCGCCAGGCTCGATCCCGCGAAGGCGAAGTACCTCACCGGCTACGATCCCGCCGAGGCCAGGAAGCTCCTGGCCGAGGCCGGGCACCGCGGCGGCTTCGCCACGCCCGCCTTCCACTGGCCGGGCTACGCGCCGCCCTGGCGCTCGATCTACGAGCTGGCCGCCGACAACCTGAGCAAGGTCGGCATCCAGGTCGAGCTGAAGCCCGAGGAGTACGGGAAGTACATCTCGACCACCTACCTGGGCAAGTTCGAGAAGATGGCCATCGGCCCCATCACGCCGTTCACCGAGATCGACGACTGGCTCTACGGCACCCACGCCCCCGAGCAGCCCAACAACCGCAGCCACGTGGCCGACGCCGAGCTGAACCGGATGCTGATCGCGCAGCGCCGCGAGCTCGACCCGAAGAAGCGCAAGGAGATGATCGACGAGATCCAGCGCTACCTGGCGGACAAGGCCTACTACGTCTACTTCCCCAACGGGCCCCAGTACATCTCCCACGCCCGGCACGTCAAGGGCTTCAAGCACCACGACGGCTACGGCATGGGGCTCAAGTACATGTACACCTGGATCGACCGCTGATCGGCGGCGGCCGTGCACCAGTACGTCCTGCGCCGATTCGCCCTCGCGGTGCCGACGCTGTTCCTGGTGAGCGTCATCGTGTTCGTCATGATGCGCCTCATGCCCGGCGACGTCGTCCTCCGCATGGTGGAGGGGCAGGCCTACGCCCCGACGATCGAGGCGATGCGCAAGGACCTCGGCCTGGACCGGCCCGCCTACGTGCAGTATGCGGAGTGGGTCGGAGGCATCCTCACCCGCGGTGACTTCGGCCGCTCCTACTGGACGCGCCAGCCCATCTGGGACGAGTTCGCCCGCCGCTTCCCGGTGACGCTCGAGCTGGCCGTCCTGACGATCCTGGTCTCGGTGGTGATCGGCGTCGCGATCGGCATCGTCTCCGCGGTGCGCCAGGACAGCGCCGCCGACTACGCCGGGCGCGTGCTGGCCATCCTGGCGCTCTCCGTGCCGTACTTCGGCCTGGCGGTGGTGGTGGTCGTCGTCCCGGCCATCCTGTTCAAGTGGACGCCGGTCTGGACCTACGTGCCGTTCACCGAGAATCCCCTCGCCAACCTCAAGATCATGCTGGTCCCCGCCCTCGTCTTCGGGATCACCCGGGCCGGGCCCATCATGCGCATCATGCGCTCGGCCCTGCTCGACGTCCTCCGCCAGGAGTACATCCGCACCGCGTGGTCCAAAGGCCTCCCGGAGCGCGGCATCGTGCTGCGGCACGCGCTCAAGAACGCGCTGATCCCGGTCATCAGCCTCATCGGGCTGCAGATGCCGCTCTACATCGGCGGCTCGGTGATCATGGAAACCATCTTCCGGCTGCCCGGCGTGGGGCTCTTCTTCTTCGAGGCGCTCACCCGCATGGACTATCCGGTCGTCCAGTCGGTCAACCTCATCGTGGCGACCATGGTGGTGGGCCTCAACCTGGCGATCGATCTCTCGTATGCCTTCCTCGACCCGCGCATCCGATACCGGTAGCGCGCTGGCGCTGCCCGGCGCGCCCCCGGCGGCGGCCGTCCGGGCGGCCCCGCGGCCGTGGTACCTCGACGTCTGGCCGCAGCTGCTCCGGCGCAAGCCGCTCGGCGTGGTCGGCGGCGTCATCGTGCTGGTCATGCTGGCCGCGGCCCTGGGCGCGGAGATGCTGTCGCCCTACGGCTTCGCGGAGACGAGCCTGCGCGAGCGCCTGCAGTCGGCGAGCGCCGCCCACTGGCTCGGCACCGACCACCTCGGGCGCGATCTGCTCACCCGCATCCTCTACGGCGCGCGCATCTCGCTCTACGTCGGGTTCGGGGCCATCGCGCTGGGCGCGGCGCTGGCCAGCCTCATCGGGGTCGGCTCGGCGTACTTCGGCGGCCGCGTGGATCTGTGGGCGCAGCGCGGCGTGGACGCCTGGATGGCCTTCCCCGGCCTCCTGCTCCTGATGACGATCCTCTCGCTCCTGGGCCCGAGCGTGCTCAACATCACGCTCGTGCTCGGCGTCGCCTTCGGCATCCAGAACTCCCGCGTCGTGCGGAGCGCGGCGCTCACCATCAAGGAGCTGACGTACGTGGAAGGCGCGCTCGCGCTCGGGTCCACCCACCTGCGCATCACCGCCGCCCACATCCTGCCCAACGTGCTGCCCACGATCATCGTGGTGGCGACAACCGGGCTGTCCACCGTCATCCTGACCGAGGCGAGCCTGTCCTTCCTCGGCCTCGGAGTGCCGCCGCCCTACCCGACCTGGGGCGGCATGCTGTCGCTGGCCGGGCTCGACCACATGTACCAGGCGCCCTGGCTCGCGATCTACCCGGCGGCGGCGCTGTCGCTGGCGGTCTTCGGGTTCAACATGCTGGGTGACGCGCTCCGGGATCTGCTCGACCCGCGCCTGCGCGGCGGGGGCTGACCCGCCGGCGCGACACGGCGCCGTAACGCTGTGGCCATTTTCTGCGGGGCGGTTGGCTCGGCTTCTACGGAAAGGGAAGCGCTGCGGTGACGTCGGTCTTGCTGAAATCCGGGCCCTTGACGATGCCGGCGCGGCGGATCAGCGTATCGAACTGGCCTCGGCCGCCAGCATTGGTCTGCGCCTCGACGACGACCGCGGCCTCGACGAAGTTGCCGGCGGAAACGCGCATCGTGTCGGCCTCGGCAAGGGCGCGAGCGTAACGTTCGGCGTCGGGCTCATCGAACAGGATGGCGAGCAGCGCCGAAGTGTCCACGATCATCGGGGAAGGCCCCTGTCGTCATAGAGCAGGTCGGCGTGATCGACTGGCTCGCCCTTGAGGGTTCCGGCGCAGCGGCGGCCAATCGCAAGCAACTCGGCGGCGGTAGCCTCGGGCCGCTTGCGGCGGCGGACGCGTTCGAGGCGCTCCCGCAGGGCCTCGGTCACCGCGCGGGTCATGGTTTCGCCGGTTTCCTTGGCAAGTGCCCGGGCTAGATGGTGGGCTTCGGCGTCTTTGATGTTCAGGGACATGGCGGCGTCACGAACTCCCCTGGTAGAACAGTTTCTACCTGTCCTCAGACTGCCAGATAAGCGCGTGTGATGCCAAGCGTATCCTCTTTTCCCGGGGTGAAGTCTGGGTGGTGCCTGCCGGGCGCAGCCCGGTGCTTTATCCGGACGCTGCTCGGCCCCTTCGCGTAGTCGAGCTCATTCGCCGCGGCGCGCCGGCACGGTGAACGTGAACGTCGAGCCCTGCCCGACCTGACTCTTGACCCAGATCTTGCCCCCGTGGAGCTCGATGAACTTCCGCGATAGCGCCAGGCCAAGCCCGGTGCCTTCCACCTTCTTGTCGGCCGGCCCCACCTGCCGAAACTCCTCGAACACCGCCTCCCGATCCTCCGGCGCGATGCCGACTCCTGTGTCGTTGACCGAGACCTCAACGGAGCCGTCCGCCGGCTTCACCCCGACTTCGATCCGGCCGCCCTCGGGGGTGAACTTGATCGCATTCGAGAGCAGGTTGAGGAGCACTTGGCGGATCTTTCGCTCGTCACCCTGGACCTCACCAAGCCGATCGTCGATGGTGGTGTGCAGTGCGATGCTCCTGCGCGCGGCCCGCTCGCGGACCAGGGTCAGCGCATTGTCGATGGCCATCGTCAGGTCGAAGTCCGTCACCTCGAGGTCCATGCGCCCCGCTTCGATCTTGGACAGGTCGAGGATGTCGTTGATGAGGGCGAGGAGGTGCTGCCCGGAGGCGTGGATGTCCTTCAGGTACTCGTCCTGCTTCTCGTTCAGCTCGCCGAACATTCGTGCGCTGAGCACCTCGGAGAACCCGATGATCGCAATGTCGGTATCCCCCGAAATCGACCTGTGCGTGCGTTCACGACTGTCCAAGGAACCGGGTGCGGTACAGATTGAGGAACTCGGGCATGTCGTTACTCGATCACCTGATCCGCCCGCTGTAGGAGCGACGGCGGGATCGTCAGCCCGAAGGCCTTGGCCGTCTTGAGGTTGATGACCAGGTCGAACTTGGTGGCCTGTTCGACCGGCAGGTCGGCCGGCTTGGCACCCCTGAGAATCTTGTCCACTAAATACGCTGCGCGGCGGTACATCTCGACGAGGTTCGGACCATAGGACATGAGGCCGCCTGCGGCCACGAACTCCTGCATTCCATACATTACCGGAAGGCCGTTAGTGGCAGCCAGGGCCAAGAGCCGTTCCTGGTTCGCGATAACCACGAGATCTCGTAACACAACGAGACCCTCTACGTGAGCGTCGCGGGCTGCTCGAACCGCACCCTCGAACTCTTCGCCACTCTGCACGTTGACGGGTATGAGCTGTAGGCCCAGTGCTCGGGCCGGTGCTTGGCTGGCGGTCAAAATTGGGCCATAGACGGGGTTCGCGGGATTCACCACCACTCCGACGTGAACAATCCTTGGGACTACTTGCTTGAGCAGCTCCAGCTGTTTGCCGATCGTCTCCTCTGTGATGAATGTGGATCCGGTCACATTCCCACCCGGCCGCGCGAGGCTTTGGACCAGGCCCACCCCGACCGCGTCGCCAACCCCGGCGAAAACGATTGGGATGGTGGTGGTTGCCTTTTTTGATGCTAAGGCCGCTGGGGTGCTCCAGGAGGCGAAGAGGACGTCCACTCGCTGTCTGACCAGGTCGGCCGTGAGCCCCGACAACCTATCGTATCGCCCCTCCGCCCAGCGATACGCGAACGCGACGTTGCGTCCCTCTACGTAGCCCAACTCACGCAACGTCTGCCGGAATGCCTCGAAGGATGGGCCCGCGCCGAATGCAGAGGCAAATGGTGACACCACGCCGACCCGCCGGATTCTTCCTACCGGCTGCGCCTCGGCCGCAAGCGGCGCGGCGAGGAGGCTGCCAGCCACGGTCCCAAGGAATGCCCGGCGGTTCATCACTCGATTACCTGGTCCGCCCGCTGCAGGAGCGACGGGGGGATCGTCAGGCCAAGCGCACCGGCGGCACCCTTGTTGATGGTCAGCTCGAAGCGAGTGGGCTGCTCCACGGGAAGCTCACTCGGTCGCGCACCCTTGAGGATCTTGCTCGCGTAGAACGCGGCCCGCTCGTACAGGTCCGGCATGTGAGGGCCATACGCGAGGAGGCCGCCTCCTTGCACGAAGAGCCGGTCCGGACCAGCCGTGGGGATCCGATGCTGCAGGGCGAACAGCATGATCTCTCTCCCCAGTGCCGCCGTGACGTTGTCGAAGAGGAGCAGGCCGTCGGGACGTGTGGCCGTCGAGCCAAAGGCCTGATCGAGGTCCCGAAATGTCGCGATACTGAAACCGGAAAGCTGGACGCCGAGCGAGTCGGCGACGCGTTGGAGGCGGGCGGTCCGGTCCAAATGCTGGTCGAGCGAGGAGTGCCACAGCGCGGCCACCCGGGTGAGCCTGGGGTTGATCTCCCTCAGAAACTCAATCCGCTTGGCGGCGATCTGGGCAAGGGGCACGCTCAGGCCGGTCACGTTGGCGCCTGGTCGACCGAGGCTCGCGATGAGTCCCTCGTCCACGGCGTCGGCGACATTGAGCATGACGATTGGCGTGCTCGTCGTGGCCTCGCGGGCAACCCGGGTCGCCTCGTTCCCGACCGTGAGAACGACGTCCACCTTGCGTTGAACGAGTTTCCTGGCCGCCTCGGGCAGCCGATTGTGGCCGACTCCGACGGCACTCACGTCGAGCGAGGCATTCCGGCCGAAGACGTATCCACCCCGCTCGAGGCCAGCGAGGAAGGCGCGGTCCACGTCAAAGACCAGATTTGGAAGACCCGAGCAGGCGCCCGGGCAGAGAAAGGCCACCTTCGGTATCGGCTGCGCCTCGGCGACGAGCGGCGCGGCGAGCACGCTGCCGGCCAAGGTCCCGAGGAACGCGCGTCGCTCCATGGCGACCTCTCGTCTGGCCGTACCTCGCTAGTAGGCGACAGGGACGGCCAGCGGGCCGACCTTACATCAGCACGGCGGCCTGTGGACTACTTTTCCCCCGTGGGCTCCCAGCCGCGCTCGCCCTCTCGGTAGTTCGGCTGTTTCACCTTCAACCAGGTTAACGTGCGCCCGCCCTTGTAGGGCGACGCTCCGTCCTTGGCGACGATGCCCCATACCCGGCCGCAACCGCCTGCGCCCACGCGTCAAGCCCATTCGCGGCCAGCCGCCGAGCCGGGAAGATCAGCGTATGGTCGCTCTCCACGACGGCTTCCAGTTCGGCTCGCCGCTCTCGAAGCGGGACCGGTCGCAAGTCTCGGCCTTCGAGATACAAGCAATCGAACGCCATGTAGATCGGCGGGGTAGAGGCGACGTCTTCGGGTCGTTTGCGGAACCACTCGAAGCGGGAGATGAGCTTGACATCGAAGATCGCCACCTCGCCGTCGGAGCAGGGCCCGATCGGCAACACGGGGGCAAGACTTAGGCTAGGTAAGCGAACTGTCAATCCAGAGGTCGCGGGTTCAAGTCCCGTCGAGCCCGCCAATCAAGCATTTCCAAGGTGGTGGCCGCCGATCTTTCCGCCACTTGGCGGACGCTCGATGTCCGCGGTTGGCTGAATCGTCACCGGAACTGTCACCGAGTGCCCCATCCCAGGGGGCGTGTCCTGGCACGGCGACGTCGGGTCAAAGAGCCGCGGATCGCTGGCGAATACGCCATCCTGGCGTCCAGGTCTGCTAGCGCTACAGGGCTCCCGGTCTCCGGCTGCGCCAGTGGCTGGTTCGAGGCGAGGCCGTGGGCATCAGCGCAGTGAGCTGGACCGAGTTCCTGTGTGGGTCGGTCCAGGGCCATGCGATCGAGCTCGCCGCTCGGGTCGTGGAGGAGCCGGTGGCTCTCCTCGCCGTGGACGCCGCCGCCGCCGCCAAGCTCTTCAACCTCGGCGGCCGCCGAGAACAGGGGACATCTGACTTCGGTGTTTTCTGGACAACGCACTTCGGTCTTGACACTGGCCACCATCATCGGGGTCGGCTCGGCCTACTTCAGCGGCCGCGTGGACCTCTGGGCGCAGCGCGGCGTGGACGCCTGGATGGCCTTCCCGGGCCTCCTCCTGATGACGATCCTCTCGCTCCTGGGCCCGAGCGTGCCCAACATCACCCCCGTGCTGGGGCCCGCGGCCTTCTTCACCTCCGCAAGAGCCGGGCGAGTCCGCGCTTCATCCGGGCGGCCCATCCGAGGGCTCGGTAGACCGGGCCGAGCCGATCCAGCTTCTCGTTGATCTCGCCGATGAACGCCCGGTTCACCGGCCGGGCTTCCGTCCGTCTCGGCTCGCTCGCGAAGAAGGCATTGTCCGGGTTGATGCGTTCCGCCAGCCCGTGCCGGACGAGGAACGCTTCATATCGGTCGTATCTCGCGGCGAAGCCACGGTTGAATGCGCGGTAGTCCGTCCGGGCATAGAGCTCGTACAGCCGCTCTCTGTCGTAGACGCCCTTCGCGACGAACGGGATCTCATGAAACTCCGCCAGCTCCCGCGTCCGCGAATCACGGGCGCAGACGACCGCGGGGATACCGGCCAGGATCGCCATGATGTTTCCATGGATCCGCGACCCGAAGGAGAAGCTGAACCGGTTCTCCATCAGGAAGCTCCGCCATTCCGGCACATCGTGGAAGAGCCGGACGCGGTCTGCGCCCATCATCCGGAACATGAACGCTCCATGGCGCTCGATCAGCCTGACCATGTCCCGCAGGCCCAGGTCGTGCTCTTCCCGAAACGCGGGGTCATCGAGAAAGCGCAAGAAATCTCCCTGATCGATGAACGGCACGTCGCGATGCTCCTGCAGCAGCGGCTCGACCAGCTCCAGCCGCCCGTTCACCACCGGCCGGAACGCGGCACGCGGCACTTTCTCCGCGGGGATGCGCAGGTCCCTGCCGCATTGATACAGGGACGGGCAGCCCGTCACCTCCGCGGTGTGGTAGCCCATGCGGTCGAAAAACGCCTTGGTGAAATATCCCCGCAGGGCGAACTCTCCGCCGGTCGCGTAGACGCTGTCCATGAACCGGCAGGCCGGGGTCCGGATGGTCTCCGCCAGCTCGTCCAGCGCGTCGTAGGAGTCTGCCTGCGCACCGCAGGCGACGATGTACATCGGGATCTTCAATCCCTTCCACGCGCGGACGTGATCCTCCATGATCCGCACGAACAGAAAGCCGAAGACGTTGGCGTGCGGCCGTATGACGGCATCGAAATGGTCGTTGATGTACTCCACGCTCATCTCGTCCGTCAGGAACTCGACGTGGTTGCCCGGGGTGAGCAGCGTGGAGACCAGTCCCTGGAACCACACGTTGTTGCCGGTGTTGAGGTGATCCAACTTCCGCGTCTTCCACGGGCTGCCGGTATCCTGCACCCCGTGCAGGTCGAATTCCCCCTCGGGCCCGATCGATCGCGCGATCAATATCCGTCGCATGTCTTTGCCTCGAACGGCCCGACTCTTCGACCCGATGGCGGCCGGACTCGCTGGGGTAGAACTTCGCGATCGCGCGGAGTCGAAGTAGACCGGCCCGGGCTCGGTTCCGCGGCCGGGGTGCTCACCGGTCGCGATTGTCGCTCACGACGTCCTCCACGGACGTGCCGCGTACCGGCTGATCGAGATGCAGCTCCCGGATCGAGATCTGCTTCATGTGTGACATGGTTACACATGAGTCGACGCCCTGGCGGTGGCATCGTAGCCCGCGATTGCGGGCGATCACAAGTATCTCCCTTCCCGGCTCCCGATGATTCGGTGGCAGGTGCCGAGCCCCTCACCGGGTCTCGGCCGCCCGACGTAGATTTGCCATCGTTGTGACAACGGTCGAGTGATCGGGGCGCACGGTGAGCTCGGAGCTCGAGCACTTCACCTTCCTTCGCGAACATACCGCGGATCCGGCAAGGCCGTTCAGCGGCTCGGCGTCCGTCCGGGGCAGGCCGCCGCCCCGTCCAGTGCTACGATCCTCGGCATGACGTGCCCGCGCTGCCAGCAGGACAATCCGGCCCACGCCCGCTTCTGCCTCGGGTGCGGCAGCCGCCTGGCGCTGGCCTGCGCGGCCTGCGGCGCCGAGCTGCCCGGCACCGCCCGCTTCTGTCTGCACTGCGGCCAGGCCGTCGACACGGTCACGGCTGCGAAGGGATCGGCCGCGCCCGAGGCATACATCCCCCGGCACCTGGCGGAGAAGATCCTCACCTCGAAGAGCGCGCTCGAGGGCGAGCGCAAGCAGGTCACGGTGCTCTTCGCGGACCTCAAGGGCTCGATGGAGCTGCTGGCCGACCGCGATCCGGAAGAAGCGCGGAAGATCATCGACCCGGTCCTCGAGCTGATGATGGAGGCCGTCCACCGCTACGAGGGGACCGTCAACCAGGTGATGGGCGACGGCA of Candidatus Methylomirabilota bacterium contains these proteins:
- a CDS encoding ABC transporter permease, whose product is MPSSTRASDTGSALALPGAPPAAAVRAAPRPWYLDVWPQLLRRKPLGVVGGVIVLVMLAAALGAEMLSPYGFAETSLRERLQSASAAHWLGTDHLGRDLLTRILYGARISLYVGFGAIALGAALASLIGVGSAYFGGRVDLWAQRGVDAWMAFPGLLLLMTILSLLGPSVLNITLVLGVAFGIQNSRVVRSAALTIKELTYVEGALALGSTHLRITAAHILPNVLPTIIVVATTGLSTVILTEASLSFLGLGVPPPYPTWGGMLSLAGLDHMYQAPWLAIYPAAALSLAVFGFNMLGDALRDLLDPRLRGGG
- a CDS encoding Gfo/Idh/MocA family oxidoreductase, with the translated sequence MRFGLIGYGLWGRHHATAIRKAPGAILAAIACRSEATAALARRDFPDVPVHLDYRELLARPDVDVADLVVPNHLHEEIGVAALDQGKDVLLEKPMAATAEQCDRLLTAARRSGRVLTVGHELRLSTQWGRVKAIIDAGDIGEPVYALHTLFRFPYRPGADGWRHDRSRVGSWILEEPVHAFDSLMWYLERHGDPLSVLALGNGRRAEEGMEDNFTALLRFRGGAYAVVTETLAAFEYHHVTEVVGREGAIRAWWSGTLDRTRQPAFELKVTRRGAAEAETVTLAASGELFELETQLAQAVVAFRARRPLVSGEEARKRVIVCVEAERSLRERREIPLTF
- a CDS encoding sugar ABC transporter permease, with the protein product MSPATALRRGELSAGRLAALMNAPSILCLALVLAYPIGYAGYLSLHEVSLRQLRTGEFPFAGLANFARLVRDELFWLSLRHTLVFVAASVALEVVIALVIALIVNEERVWLSRVTRVLILVPWAVPPIVNGLLWSFILNAQYGYLNRVLSALGLIDGYVNWLGNPTLAMAAVIAAYVWRTTPFNILLYHAALQGIPRELYEAAEVDGASGWSAFWSLTLPLLRPILAVTLVLRTTFAFMVFDEILAITQGGPGNDTWVAAWYTYKMAFQPPFNVGLGAASAWGLTLIIGAVALLYVRFVYRRVEW
- a CDS encoding ABC transporter substrate-binding protein, whose protein sequence is MIRSFVLAACAALVILTLPPPADAQQPKRGGTVRLADREAPNLDPHLSISFLTHSWASMAYSQLVRFPHGPEQKHTADFSILPDLAEKWEYPSPTTVVFTLRKGVKFHNKPPVNGREVTSADVKYSLERFMAKSGFKSRLDQVQSIETPDRYTVRITLKEPFAPLLNHLASPAFTAILPKEVEDQFGDFNRPEAIIGTGPFMLKSYQKGVRIVWERNPDYYVKGLPYVDSVELEITPDGNTRLSLLRAGKVDFGHMWGYASVEEGKSLQKTNPDLSITPTQIIGMGIIYMRTDQPPFNDVRVRRAVALAIDRKTWNDGLYAGEACIDSGPVPCAMKEWKIDPARLDPAKAKYLTGYDPAEARKLLAEAGHRGGFATPAFHWPGYAPPWRSIYELAADNLSKVGIQVELKPEEYGKYISTTYLGKFEKMAIGPITPFTEIDDWLYGTHAPEQPNNRSHVADAELNRMLIAQRRELDPKKRKEMIDEIQRYLADKAYYVYFPNGPQYISHARHVKGFKHHDGYGMGLKYMYTWIDR
- a CDS encoding carbohydrate ABC transporter permease, giving the protein MSRRLPWPRRAALWLANVLAIAFLIAPLAPLVLSAVQSEKTLQGDTRALLPREYTAANFRLILSAGAERGPIFQQVSYLPKSVERFPTAFLNSLIVGVAVTLIALVLASLSAYTIARLRVRWTRALLQMSALSRMVPLIVLMVPLYVLFRTYGLLNSLAGVILAEVGFLIPYAIMILVPYFASFPGELEDAARIDGCTRFTAFLRMILPLSTPGLAACAVILFIISWHELLIPLIVVSRPEAMTVPVILAGLVSDYFVFFTLMMAICLLGLLPTLALVLLLQKYVVRGLVSGAVKG
- a CDS encoding type II toxin-antitoxin system VapC family toxin → MIVDTSALLAILFDEPDAERYARALAEADTMRVSAGNFVEAAVVVEAQTNAGGRGQFDTLIRRAGIVKGPDFSKTDVTAALPFP
- a CDS encoding ABC transporter permease, coding for MHQYVLRRFALAVPTLFLVSVIVFVMMRLMPGDVVLRMVEGQAYAPTIEAMRKDLGLDRPAYVQYAEWVGGILTRGDFGRSYWTRQPIWDEFARRFPVTLELAVLTILVSVVIGVAIGIVSAVRQDSAADYAGRVLAILALSVPYFGLAVVVVVVPAILFKWTPVWTYVPFTENPLANLKIMLVPALVFGITRAGPIMRIMRSALLDVLRQEYIRTAWSKGLPERGIVLRHALKNALIPVISLIGLQMPLYIGGSVIMETIFRLPGVGLFFFEALTRMDYPVVQSVNLIVATMVVGLNLAIDLSYAFLDPRIRYR